AGGCGCGTCGGTGTTTGCTTGGGATGATCAGAAAGGGTTTCTTTGCTTTGGACGGCAGAAAAGAGTTTGCATTTTCAGACTTGAGGGTAATTTCGGTACTTTTGATTTATTCTTTTTACTGCTGTTTTTAGTTGCACTTGGTTGTTGGCATAGAATGGCTTATGGTTAGTAGGAGTGCCAATTTGTTAGCATTAGTAGAAACTTGCACTGACATACTTTTCGAATGACAAGCTACAAAGCAACCGGCTCGCTTAGGAGCATGAATCACTTATGCTGCAGACAACTAGTATCTGCCACAACTCAACAAGACTAACCTCATTTCGGTTTTTGTTTAGCACAGTGGCACTTCTTGTGTATAATATGCAATTGCTTCAGATAAGAGTGAAAATGCAAGAATTTTGTTATCAGAACAATCCGAGAATTCAATGCTTATAGAATAATATACGCGAACGGTGAGTTTTCATCGAAACACTATGCTGGGAACATATAGCCAAGCATGAGATCCATCTTGTTTCCAGTAAAAACTTATTCCTCATACTCCTCATTGAACTTATTATGCCGGTATTTGATAAGCTCTAGCTCTTGCTTGTTATTTGGCAACAGCTAAAGAGTAGATCTGTGAACTTTTTTTCCATATGTTACCTTTTTCATCCAGCAATGGCATAGTACTTATGTTTTTTGGTTAGGTGGACAAAACTTCGTGGAGGTGAAGGATTTTGGGGTTCCTGATGTTGTGAAGTCAATGGCATGGTCTGGTGATAATATATGTTTGGGGATTAGACGGGAATATGTGATACTAAATAGCACAACTGGGGCTTTGACTGAAGTGTTTCAGTCTGGGAGGATTGCCCCTCCTTTAGTAGTTTCTCTTCCCTCTGGTGAGCTGCTTTTAGGAAAGGTATTTTTCTTTGAGCTTTACCAGTTGAGATATCTCTTTGACCCAGTTAGCTCCTTGAAAACATTAATGTTCTAAGAGGGGAAGTTGTCGCTGAGTGAGTCTTGTTGTATGTGTAATACATTGGAAGAAGATAACTGATAATATAGGCAAGTGATATGGCATTAAAAGAAAACACGTGACTGTTTTGAATGAGTGAGCTTAGATACATCGCTTTTCTGAAGTACAGGATTCATAACATCAGTTTAGTACTTACACGTGTTTTACCCATTTGGGAAAGATAAGTACAATCATTTATGCTAGTATTCCTAATGTTCAatgtatgtttattttttaggataACATTGGAGTATTTGTTGATCAAAATGGGAAGCTTCTTCAAGATGGTCGCATTTCTTGGTCTGAAGCTCCTGTATCTGTTGTCATCCACATGCAATACGCAATAGCTCGTTTAACAAGACATATTGAGGTGCTCTATCTATTTGTTCATGCACCTTTTGTTTGTTACTAATGAGGTCATACCCATGCCTGATATTTTCGCTAATTTCCCCAATGCTTTCATTTGTAGATAAGATCACTTCGAGTTCCATATCCGTTAGTGCAGACAGTTGTTCTTCGTGACACTCATCTGCTTAAAAGTAATAACAATATACTTGCTGTATTGGACAATTCTGTTTATGGACTGCTACCCATATCTCTTGGTGCTCAGGTATTATCCACTACCATTTATAAATTTTCCCGAAACTATGAGTTCTTCCTTGACCTATCATGGTCGatgggttttttctttttgttattatTTCACCATTTATGTAAAGTTCACCAGACTGTCCAAAATATCGACGTGTTATTTGATCTGTCTAGTTCTGCCCTTCCTAGATTTCATTTAATTTTTGCTGCTCTCTCGTGATTGTAATGATGGTAGTCTTCTTAAATGATAAACCCAGATAGAACTGAATTGCATTTAACTGGACTTTCTCTTAAACACTGCATTCTTCATTACTTCGCCATACATTTTGGTTTGTGGCGTTTTCTGTGAGTTGTCTATATCGTCCTTACATCTATGTTTTCATCTTTTTGTACTGCTAATACTCTTTGTTTGTCATTCTTACCTTCCTAAATGCAGATTGTTCAACTGACAGCATCTAGTAATTTTGAGGAGGCTTTGGCTCTATGCAAGCTGCTCCCACCGGAAAATATTAAGCTTCGACTAGCAAAGGAAGATTCTATTCGCATTCGGTGATTATTTTGATCCTTAAAAGTGATATCATCCACCAATTAGTCCAAACATTCTTCAGGGGTTTCCTAATGCACTTATATTCAATATTTCCTTCTAACTTCACTTGTGTTGATATTTGCCAGATATGGGCACTACTTGTTCGATAATGAGAGCTATGATGAAGCCATGGATCAGTTTTTGGCATCCTCAGTGGATATCACCTATGTGCTTGCGTTGTATCCATCAATAGTTCTTCCAAAGACACTCTCTATCAGTAACCCTCAGATAGCAGTTGACTTGGAAGAAGATGCTCCTAATCGCTTTTCAGGTTTGTCAGATGCATCACAGGAGATGGACTCACCATCATCCCTATCGCACATGGAATCTGATAAAAGAATGACGGTCAAATCCCCAAACTTGGGCTATAATGTTCTCATGGCTCTGGTTAAGTTTTTGCATAATAAAAGGTATGGAATAGTTGAGAAGGCAACCCTTGAAGTAACAGAGGAAGTTGTCTCCGATGCTATTGAGTATGGCAATAGATCACAGCGTTCTAGTAGAGCAAAGAATTCGAGCAAGGTATAAATCCCAGCATCTTATCATTAAATTATGCatcttttgttccttttttgacTAATGACTTGAAAGATTTACCAGCATGCATGAGGAAAaggcgaataaaaacctaaagGAACTTTCATAAAGTGTCAAGCCTGTGTGACAAATCTACAGGACTGTCAAGAGTGTGTTATACTAACATGTGCTATATGCTTTATTCTCAGACTCGTCATCAATTCCAAGCCAGCTTAGGTGCTAGGGAAATGGCAACTATACTGGATACTGCACTTCTCCAAGTTATGGTTCTCACAACGCAGTCTTCAGCCTTACTAGATCTTCTAAAAGGCCTTAATTACTGTGATGTGAAAATATGTGAAGAGTTCCTGCAGCAAAGGAAATACCATTCGGAACTGTTAGAACTTTACAAGTCCCATGATATGCATCACGAGGCTCTTAAGCTTCTAAGTCAATTGGTTGAAGAACCAGATCAAGCAGAACCAACATCTGAGCTCTCTGAAAAGTTTAAGCCTGAAATGATTATTGAATATCTGAAGGTATGCTCATTCATCTCACTATATTCATTGTCCTCAACACCTTGATTGTCAATTTCTTTGAAAGTGAAGGACGACGAACTTCACGAATGTAACATTTTCTGAATCAATTATCTTTCTCGCAGCCTCTTTGTTCAACTGATCCAATTCTCGTTTTGGAGTACTCAATGCGTGTTCTAGAAAGTTGCCCAACACAAACAATCGAGCTCTTATCTTCTGGAAATATCCAGGCTGAGTTGGTGAATTCATATTTGAAGCAGCATGCACCAAATATGCAGGGTAGATATTTGGAGCTTTTAATCTCAGTGAACGAAAGTGAGATCTCTTCAGATTTGCGGAATGAACTGGTGATTACTCCCTTCTTTCAACTAATCTAAGGAACGGGTCAAGACTTCGTTCGGTTTTCTGTACAACACCTATTTTCTGCTTGTAGCCTCCCATCTAAAGGACCAATAAGTAACATGGCATAGAAGAGTGCTGGTTTTGCATAAACAGATGACAATAGAACTAGACACAAGCGGAGTCCACCAGAAACATGACATAGTAGAGTAACCAATGGTCTTTGTATAGAAGGACCATAATTGCAAAACCGGTCCTTAAAGAAACATGATTAGAAAGATTAGCTAACAGTTCTGTTGcttattcttgcatattatcTGAGGGCGTGTTCTGATTTTTCCATTCTGTGAACTAATAAGAGTTAGTATGGCAGGTCCAACTCTATCTCTCAGAAGTACTTAACTGGTACTCAGACCTAATGACTCAGAAGAAATGGGATGAGAAAACTTATTCCCCTATACGAAAAAAGCTACTAGCTGCTTTAGAAAAAATCTCTGGATTTACCTCTGAAACTGTGTTAAAGCGCCTTCCTCCAGACGGTTTATATGAGGAACGTGCAATTTTGCTAGGGATGATGAATCAGCACCGGCTTGCATTGTCTATTTATGTTCACAAGGTAATTTTTTTATTCGAACACAAGACAATTAGCTTTTTTTCTTTATATGTCACCAAACTTCTTATCTTTGCAACAGTTACTCCACTCGATGGAATTTTATGTTAGTTGCAGTCTTTCTGATTCTTACAATCTAATGCACTTGTGCAAATATTTGAATATATAATCAAATCTGCAAAAAGCTTAAGTACACAAATAGGGCTTCTCATTCTTTATGCCGGGTGCATGAAATTAATATCCACTCATGGTGATAAATTTTGCAGCTTCATGTTCCTGAGCTGGCACTGGCTTACTGCGACCGTGTTTACGAAGCTTCACAGAGCCAACGTGCTTCTAAAATGTCGAGTAACATCTATCTGACACTTCTGCAAATATATCTAAATCCTGTAAGAACGACAAAGGAGTTCGAGAATAGCATCATGAATGTAGATTTACCTCAGAGTACTGGGGTCAACCACAAGGTTGGTTCTACAAAAGCTAAAGTTGGTCGTATTGTTAAAAAAATTGCCCAAATTGACAGTGCAGAGGATTTAAGATTCAGTTCCAGCAGCGTCGATAGTGGACGAAGTGATAACGAAGGAGATGAGCCAAACCAAGAAGGTGCTCCAATTATGCTGGATGAAGCCTTAAACCTGTTGGGCCAAAAATGGGATAAAATTAATGGAGCTCAGGCTCTTAAACTCTTACCAAAAGAAACAAAGATACAGGTGAGGAATATAATGTAG
This genomic stretch from Papaver somniferum cultivar HN1 chromosome 5, ASM357369v1, whole genome shotgun sequence harbors:
- the LOC113284622 gene encoding vacuolar sorting protein 39-like, encoding MVHSAYDSFQLLSNCPNKIISASIYNSKLLLGCNDYSLKIYSPESPSPTSSSSDSLGNLKREPYVIEKTLKGFWKKPLISMEMSESRNILISLSESITVHRLPNLEVVIGVLGKAKGASVFAWDDQKGFLCFGRQKRVCIFRLEGGQNFVEVKDFGVPDVVKSMAWSGDNICLGIRREYVILNSTTGALTEVFQSGRIAPPLVVSLPSGELLLGKDNIGVFVDQNGKLLQDGRISWSEAPVSVVIHMQYAIARLTRHIEIRSLRVPYPLVQTVVLRDTHLLKSNNNILAVLDNSVYGLLPISLGAQIVQLTASSNFEEALALCKLLPPENIKLRLAKEDSIRIRYGHYLFDNESYDEAMDQFLASSVDITYVLALYPSIVLPKTLSISNPQIAVDLEEDAPNRFSGLSDASQEMDSPSSLSHMESDKRMTVKSPNLGYNVLMALVKFLHNKRYGIVEKATLEVTEEVVSDAIEYGNRSQRSSRAKNSSKTRHQFQASLGAREMATILDTALLQVMVLTTQSSALLDLLKGLNYCDVKICEEFLQQRKYHSELLELYKSHDMHHEALKLLSQLVEEPDQAEPTSELSEKFKPEMIIEYLKPLCSTDPILVLEYSMRVLESCPTQTIELLSSGNIQAELVNSYLKQHAPNMQGRYLELLISVNESEISSDLRNELVQLYLSEVLNWYSDLMTQKKWDEKTYSPIRKKLLAALEKISGFTSETVLKRLPPDGLYEERAILLGMMNQHRLALSIYVHKLHVPELALAYCDRVYEASQSQRASKMSSNIYLTLLQIYLNPVRTTKEFENSIMNVDLPQSTGVNHKVGSTKAKVGRIVKKIAQIDSAEDLRFSSSSVDSGRSDNEGDEPNQEGAPIMLDEALNLLGQKWDKINGAQALKLLPKETKIQNLLTFLEPIVKKSSENRRNFSVIRSLRYNEDLQVKQELYDQRKAVVKINSDSTCYLCHKKIGASVFAVYPNGTTLVHFVCFKDSQSIKAVRGGSSRKRG